From one Paractinoplanes brasiliensis genomic stretch:
- a CDS encoding BTAD domain-containing putative transcriptional regulator, with amino-acid sequence MQVAVLGPARATRAGEPVVLGAPKHRALLAALALHAGRPVTADALIDLLWGDDPPPAAAAALQTYVAHLRKALEPGRAARTPPEILLTTPQGYRLDVAGIDAIEFAAVVERTHRDLNTTAPPDERPPEDLQQLRATLDAALALWAGAPYADLGDSDPARAERARLEELRLVALEDRALVRLALGEPSAVAAELAALAAEHPLRESICALRVRAHARAGHQGRALELLREMRRRLDEELGIEPGPALRELETAVPRQETFPVRPQQPRDPPMAGRETELAQLNRTLAHAAATGTPAVAMLVGEPGIGKTRLAGAVVENATARGFAVGVGRCSQDEGAPPLWPWSGVLRQLRDTALAERLITGTWDNQFALWHEVTAALTGAAERRPLLIVLDDLHWADPSTLKLLRHLIATATGRLAILTTRRSHPEPAGALGEVLEALARHGATRIDLEGLAEPDVRALVRSITGRDAGHDEAARLRDRTGGNAFLLTELVKLDTPVGDSGPRDPLRGGVVPAAVADVVAARTAKLPEPARDLLRLAAVIGRDFDLDLLAAVTGESADDVLDRLEPALSEGLVTEAGPEEFRFSHALVRDAVHDGIPATRRARRHASVAARVTDPARAARHWLAAGPRHARDAWQACVAAARKATAVHAWDEAAALLATAIDTQGNDPAVTASERYAVLMDRVVACRQGGDLDGLDAAQVAAVEVAAGTGDVRAEARAAIAAVDGAVWLPRPHPTVHPTLPTTLRGVLRKLPAADSELRCQVMLALAVELYFADAPAERRALVEQGLAMARRLADPGLLDWSCTVAWLAIWRPSTAEERWALAQEALTAATRSGNRIREVTVRTLVAISAQETGRIAEMDEEIARARADAERYRLATPLVALGWLEMPWLALRGRFADAEKLFAETNDLMSRTSMPQAVESAAGSALMLRMIRGDNSAEMARQLQALAPHSRLPLDSSIVMLLLRAGLADEARAWHAAHGLDIDHPEDWYTLVNLCQAAEASAGLGDLVLAAKIYHRLSPYAGRPCSAGGAVGQPPVDAYLSIAAAAAGERERAVRHARDALALCDQWRLPLVAEWIRRTGKLLSLA; translated from the coding sequence GTGCAGGTTGCCGTCCTGGGCCCGGCCCGTGCCACGCGCGCGGGTGAGCCGGTCGTGCTCGGCGCGCCCAAGCATCGCGCGCTGCTGGCCGCGCTCGCCCTGCACGCCGGGCGCCCGGTCACCGCCGACGCGCTCATCGACCTGCTCTGGGGGGACGACCCGCCACCGGCCGCCGCCGCGGCGCTGCAGACGTACGTCGCGCACCTGCGCAAGGCGCTCGAACCGGGCCGCGCCGCCCGCACCCCGCCCGAGATCCTGCTGACCACGCCGCAGGGCTACCGTCTGGACGTCGCCGGCATCGACGCGATCGAGTTCGCCGCCGTCGTCGAGCGGACACACCGCGACCTGAACACCACCGCACCGCCCGACGAACGTCCCCCCGAGGACCTGCAGCAGCTGCGCGCCACGCTCGACGCCGCCCTGGCGTTGTGGGCCGGCGCCCCGTACGCGGATCTGGGTGACAGCGACCCGGCCCGGGCCGAACGGGCGCGCCTGGAGGAGTTGCGCCTGGTCGCGTTGGAGGACCGCGCGCTCGTCCGGCTGGCGCTCGGCGAGCCCTCGGCCGTCGCCGCCGAACTGGCCGCGCTCGCCGCCGAGCACCCGCTGCGCGAGTCGATCTGCGCGCTGCGTGTCCGGGCCCACGCCCGCGCGGGACATCAGGGCCGCGCCCTTGAGCTGCTCCGCGAGATGCGCCGGCGCCTTGACGAGGAACTGGGCATCGAGCCCGGCCCGGCGCTGCGTGAGCTGGAGACGGCCGTCCCGCGGCAAGAGACCTTCCCCGTACGCCCGCAGCAGCCCCGCGACCCTCCGATGGCCGGCCGGGAAACCGAGTTGGCGCAGCTCAACCGCACCCTCGCGCACGCCGCCGCAACCGGGACCCCGGCCGTGGCCATGCTCGTCGGCGAGCCCGGCATCGGCAAGACCCGCCTGGCCGGAGCCGTCGTCGAGAACGCGACCGCCCGCGGGTTCGCCGTCGGCGTCGGACGCTGCTCCCAGGACGAAGGCGCCCCGCCGCTCTGGCCGTGGTCCGGCGTGCTCAGACAGCTGCGGGACACGGCGCTGGCCGAAAGGCTGATCACCGGAACCTGGGACAACCAGTTCGCGCTCTGGCACGAGGTCACCGCGGCCCTGACCGGCGCCGCGGAGCGCCGGCCGTTGCTGATCGTCCTCGACGACCTGCACTGGGCCGACCCGTCCACGCTCAAGCTCCTGCGCCACCTGATCGCCACCGCCACCGGCCGCCTCGCGATCCTCACCACCCGGCGCTCCCACCCCGAGCCGGCGGGCGCGCTCGGCGAGGTCCTCGAGGCACTGGCCCGCCACGGCGCCACCCGCATCGACCTCGAGGGCCTGGCCGAGCCCGACGTGCGGGCGCTGGTCCGATCGATCACCGGCCGCGACGCCGGCCACGACGAGGCCGCGCGGCTGCGGGATCGCACCGGCGGCAACGCCTTCCTGCTGACCGAACTCGTCAAGCTGGACACACCGGTCGGCGACAGCGGCCCGCGCGACCCGCTCCGCGGCGGCGTGGTTCCGGCCGCCGTCGCCGATGTCGTCGCCGCCCGCACGGCCAAGCTGCCCGAACCGGCCCGGGACCTGCTGCGCCTCGCCGCGGTGATCGGCCGCGACTTCGACCTCGACCTGCTCGCGGCGGTCACCGGCGAGTCCGCCGACGACGTGCTCGACCGGCTCGAACCCGCCCTGTCCGAGGGGCTGGTGACCGAGGCCGGGCCCGAGGAGTTCCGGTTCTCCCACGCGCTGGTCCGCGACGCCGTGCACGACGGCATCCCGGCCACCCGGCGGGCCCGCCGCCACGCGTCGGTCGCCGCGCGGGTCACCGACCCGGCCCGCGCCGCCCGGCACTGGCTCGCCGCCGGCCCCAGGCATGCCCGCGACGCGTGGCAGGCCTGCGTGGCGGCGGCCCGCAAAGCGACCGCGGTGCACGCCTGGGACGAGGCGGCCGCCCTGCTCGCCACCGCGATCGACACGCAGGGCAACGATCCCGCGGTGACGGCAAGCGAGCGCTACGCCGTGCTGATGGACCGTGTGGTGGCGTGCCGGCAGGGCGGTGACCTCGACGGCCTCGACGCGGCGCAGGTCGCCGCCGTGGAGGTGGCGGCCGGGACGGGCGATGTGCGGGCCGAGGCCCGGGCGGCGATCGCAGCCGTCGACGGCGCGGTCTGGCTCCCGCGCCCGCACCCGACGGTGCATCCGACCCTGCCCACGACCCTGCGCGGCGTGCTGCGCAAGCTGCCGGCCGCCGACTCCGAGCTGCGCTGTCAGGTCATGCTCGCCCTCGCGGTCGAGCTGTACTTCGCCGACGCGCCCGCCGAGCGCCGCGCGCTGGTCGAACAGGGCCTCGCGATGGCCCGGCGGCTGGCCGACCCGGGCCTGCTCGACTGGTCGTGCACGGTCGCGTGGCTCGCGATCTGGCGGCCGTCCACCGCCGAGGAACGCTGGGCCCTCGCGCAGGAGGCCCTGACCGCCGCGACCCGCAGCGGCAACCGGATCCGTGAGGTCACCGTGCGTACGCTGGTGGCGATCAGCGCGCAGGAAACCGGCCGCATCGCCGAGATGGACGAGGAGATCGCCCGTGCCCGCGCCGACGCCGAGCGGTACCGGCTCGCCACGCCGCTGGTCGCGCTGGGCTGGCTCGAGATGCCGTGGCTGGCGCTGCGCGGCCGGTTTGCCGACGCCGAGAAGCTGTTCGCCGAGACCAACGACCTCATGTCCCGCACGTCGATGCCGCAGGCCGTGGAGAGCGCGGCCGGCTCGGCGCTGATGCTCCGCATGATCCGCGGTGACAACAGCGCCGAGATGGCCCGGCAACTGCAGGCGCTCGCCCCGCACAGCCGCCTGCCGCTGGACTCCAGCATCGTGATGCTGTTGCTGCGCGCCGGGCTCGCCGACGAGGCCCGCGCGTGGCACGCGGCCCACGGGCTCGACATCGATCACCCCGAGGACTGGTACACGCTGGTCAACCTGTGCCAGGCGGCCGAGGCCAGCGCCGGACTCGGTGATCTGGTGCTGGCCGCGAAGATCTATCACAGGCTTTCCCCGTACGCGGGGAGGCCGTGCTCGGCCGGCGGCGCGGTCGGGCAGCCGCCCGTCGACGCGTACCTGTCGATCGCGGCCGCCGCGGCGGGTGAACGGGAGCGGGCCGTCCGCCACGCACGGGACGCGCTCGCGCTGTGCGACCAGTGGCGCCTCCCGCTCGTGGCCGAGTGGATCAGGCGTACCGGAAAGCTGTTGTCTCTCGCCTGA
- a CDS encoding pyridoxamine 5'-phosphate oxidase family protein — translation MDSLIDAYRTCELLTVGRDGTPVAWPTVGIRRADGTFLISTSIGLPQKALNIRRDNRVAVLFSDPTGSGLDEPSQVLLQGTATCPDEVVTAPGPWADLWLRIRRVQPSSAYHRVPGLRRLMDWYYMRLLITITPGEVTTFPAYRPAPPPPRSGDTSFPAVRRMSAFGGAVLSAYDVSGAPAMRRVHPSAVDGRFVLDAVDGLVAGRASLLWHSHDAKLDALRAFVVTGTLTPSSGAWVLNPERYISTADRMTPLTMLRTILGLRKTAARYLAKRNLPRPAVPWSEYRSAERTAGPASLAGTRNR, via the coding sequence ATGGACTCACTCATCGACGCCTACCGCACCTGCGAACTGCTGACCGTGGGGCGCGACGGCACCCCCGTGGCGTGGCCGACGGTCGGCATCCGGCGCGCCGACGGCACGTTCCTGATCAGCACGTCGATCGGCCTGCCGCAGAAGGCCCTCAACATCCGCCGCGACAACCGGGTCGCCGTGCTGTTCTCCGACCCGACCGGCAGCGGCCTGGACGAGCCTTCGCAGGTCTTGCTCCAGGGGACCGCCACCTGCCCCGACGAGGTCGTCACCGCGCCCGGCCCGTGGGCCGACCTGTGGCTGCGGATCCGCCGGGTGCAGCCCTCGTCCGCCTACCACCGCGTGCCCGGCCTGCGCCGACTGATGGACTGGTACTACATGCGCCTGCTGATCACGATCACTCCCGGCGAGGTCACGACGTTCCCGGCCTACCGCCCGGCTCCGCCGCCCCCGCGGTCCGGGGACACTTCCTTCCCAGCCGTACGCCGGATGTCCGCCTTCGGAGGCGCGGTGCTCAGCGCGTACGACGTTTCCGGAGCCCCCGCCATGCGCCGCGTCCACCCGTCCGCGGTCGACGGCAGATTCGTCCTCGACGCCGTCGACGGGCTCGTCGCCGGCCGGGCGAGCCTGCTGTGGCACAGTCACGACGCCAAGCTGGACGCTCTGCGGGCTTTCGTGGTGACCGGAACGCTGACCCCCTCGAGCGGCGCGTGGGTTCTGAACCCGGAACGCTACATCTCCACGGCCGACAGGATGACGCCGTTGACCATGCTCCGGACGATCCTGGGTCTACGGAAAACGGCGGCCCGCTATCTGGCCAAGCGGAACTTGCCCCGCCCGGCGGTTCCGTGGTCGGAGTACCGCTCGGCAGAACGCACAGCCGGCCCGGCATCGTTGGCCGGCACGCGAAACCGTTGA
- a CDS encoding hemerythrin domain-containing protein, whose product MTTTEQLMLPGQAAAPDGPNDLTGMFLIHHAFRRDLRRFAAAVTATPAHETRVWRALDRRWRMFGTFLHHHHTIEDAAIWPVLLGRVDPSGRATLEAMEAEHGEIDPLLEACGSGFATLAARPDEDVRRSLEIRIVAAGERLNAHLAHEETEALVLVQKHLTADEWQVVEEKSAKGAYSFRESMAAVPWVMHELPADARKRLLKMAGPVLAVLWRLTRGGFLRRETTAFRYA is encoded by the coding sequence ATGACGACGACTGAGCAGCTGATGCTTCCGGGACAGGCCGCGGCGCCGGACGGGCCGAACGATCTGACCGGGATGTTCCTGATCCATCACGCGTTCCGGCGGGATCTGCGCCGGTTCGCGGCCGCGGTGACCGCCACCCCGGCGCACGAGACGCGGGTGTGGCGTGCCCTCGACCGGCGTTGGCGGATGTTCGGCACGTTCCTGCACCACCATCACACCATCGAGGACGCGGCGATCTGGCCGGTGCTGCTCGGCCGGGTCGACCCTTCGGGCCGCGCGACGCTCGAGGCGATGGAGGCCGAGCACGGCGAGATCGACCCGCTGCTCGAGGCGTGCGGGTCCGGGTTCGCGACGCTGGCCGCCCGGCCCGACGAGGACGTACGGCGGTCGTTGGAGATCAGGATCGTGGCGGCGGGCGAGCGGCTGAACGCGCATCTGGCGCACGAGGAGACCGAGGCGCTCGTGCTCGTGCAGAAGCACCTCACCGCCGACGAGTGGCAGGTCGTGGAGGAGAAGAGCGCGAAGGGCGCGTACTCGTTCCGGGAGTCGATGGCCGCGGTGCCGTGGGTGATGCACGAGCTGCCCGCCGACGCCCGGAAGCGGCTGCTCAAGATGGCCGGTCCGGTGCTGGCCGTGCTGTGGCGGCTGACGCGCGGCGGCTTCCTCAGGCGAGAGACAACAGCTTTCCGGTACGCCTGA
- a CDS encoding dihydrofolate reductase family protein, whose product MRSVVLYTLMSLDGVAENPDTFVLEFDEEMHANLAEVIGAQDAVLLGRRQYQEWAPYWPKSDMQPFADFINSVPKYVFTSSPLTVEWTGTSTVDSLDVVRELKAQPGGDIGVHGSIGLSRALLAAGLVDRISLVVYPAVAGNGRKLFADGRPLTRLHLLSARSTSSGGLLLDYSVPR is encoded by the coding sequence ATGCGAAGCGTTGTGCTCTACACCCTGATGTCCCTCGACGGCGTGGCGGAGAACCCTGACACCTTCGTCCTCGAATTCGACGAGGAGATGCATGCCAACCTCGCCGAGGTGATCGGCGCGCAGGACGCCGTGCTGCTCGGCCGGCGCCAGTACCAGGAGTGGGCCCCCTACTGGCCGAAGTCCGACATGCAGCCGTTCGCCGATTTCATCAACAGCGTTCCCAAGTACGTGTTCACGTCGTCACCGCTGACGGTCGAGTGGACGGGCACGAGCACTGTGGACTCGCTCGACGTCGTCCGAGAACTCAAGGCACAGCCCGGCGGCGACATCGGCGTACACGGCAGCATCGGCCTGTCGCGTGCGCTGCTGGCCGCCGGGCTCGTCGACCGGATCAGCCTCGTCGTGTACCCGGCCGTCGCCGGCAACGGACGCAAGTTGTTCGCCGACGGCCGGCCGCTCACTCGGCTTCACCTGCTCAGCGCCCGATCGACGTCCTCGGGCGGGCTGCTGCTCGACTACTCAGTTCCACGGTGA
- a CDS encoding YccF domain-containing protein, whose translation MRLILNVLWFIFGSGFVLAIGYGLAALICFVLIVTIPFGIASLRLAVYSLWPFGRTVVSRPGIGVASGVGNIVWVVVAGWWLALTHIVAGIAQCVTIIGIPFGIANFKLVPVAFWPLGREIVDITD comes from the coding sequence GTGCGACTGATACTGAACGTCCTCTGGTTCATCTTCGGCAGCGGTTTCGTGCTCGCGATCGGCTACGGGCTGGCTGCCCTCATCTGCTTCGTGCTGATCGTGACCATCCCGTTCGGGATAGCGTCGCTGCGGCTCGCCGTGTATTCGCTGTGGCCGTTCGGGCGTACGGTCGTCAGCCGCCCCGGAATCGGTGTGGCCTCGGGCGTCGGCAACATCGTCTGGGTGGTCGTGGCCGGCTGGTGGCTGGCGCTCACGCACATCGTGGCCGGCATCGCGCAGTGCGTGACCATCATCGGCATTCCGTTCGGTATCGCGAACTTCAAACTGGTGCCGGTCGCCTTCTGGCCGCTGGGCCGCGAAATCGTCGACATCACCGATTAG
- a CDS encoding mechanosensitive ion channel family protein has protein sequence MFGMPLLEQHVRPDFRKAVVFGFIALAALVVGSQVGDIDSSVLRDRLMAYGCAVVVAVAGILASRTAAREVHRITQARAGVSAATPLRLLTLLGGYLVTVFAVCDLLGVGLQHLLVGGAVTGVILGLAAQPVLGNLFAGLVLLFARPYIPGQHVRVLSGAIGGPHYGTIISAGLLYTVLDTAEGPLNIPNSALLASAVGPSEGEPDDNPADPGDALPPSDHDAAALATATAIAETADDAERKNNGD, from the coding sequence ATGTTCGGAATGCCGCTGCTGGAACAGCATGTCCGTCCCGACTTCCGCAAAGCGGTGGTGTTCGGGTTCATCGCGCTGGCCGCGCTGGTCGTCGGCAGCCAGGTCGGCGACATCGACTCGTCCGTGCTGCGCGATCGGCTGATGGCGTACGGGTGTGCGGTGGTGGTCGCGGTGGCTGGCATCCTCGCCAGCCGCACGGCCGCCCGCGAGGTGCACCGGATCACTCAGGCGCGCGCCGGGGTCTCGGCCGCCACGCCGCTCCGCCTGCTCACGCTGCTCGGCGGCTACCTGGTCACCGTGTTCGCCGTGTGCGACCTGCTCGGCGTCGGCCTGCAACACCTGCTGGTCGGCGGCGCGGTCACCGGGGTCATCCTCGGCCTGGCCGCGCAGCCGGTGCTGGGCAACCTCTTCGCCGGTCTCGTGCTGCTCTTCGCGCGTCCGTACATTCCCGGGCAACACGTCCGGGTCCTCTCCGGCGCCATCGGCGGGCCGCACTACGGCACGATCATCTCGGCCGGGCTGCTCTACACGGTTCTCGATACCGCTGAGGGCCCGCTGAACATTCCGAATTCGGCGCTGCTGGCCTCCGCGGTCGGCCCGTCCGAGGGCGAACCCGACGACAATCCGGCCGACCCGGGGGATGCCTTGCCGCCGTCCGACCACGACGCCGCAGCCTTGGCCACCGCGACGGCGATCGCGGAAACGGCCGACGACGCGGAGCGCAAGAACAACGGGGATTGA
- a CDS encoding Bax inhibitor-1/YccA family protein: protein MESYAYGGIATRDQSHTLFAQTMGFVAGTAGLFALGAYLGRDFGGGAAVIAYIASFAALIGMQFAARRSRELTIGLLALFGLFIGLAVAPTLAFYANENPQALWQSGGATALFIAGFGAAGYATRRDLSALARYAFWALVALIAFSIVLIFVSIPNGALIYAVLGLVIFAVLTMVDFQRLRRNTGVASAPVLAASIFLDILNVFLFFLQILGGRSNDR from the coding sequence ATGGAATCGTACGCATACGGCGGCATCGCCACCCGGGACCAGAGCCACACGTTGTTCGCGCAGACGATGGGGTTCGTCGCCGGGACCGCCGGCCTGTTCGCCCTCGGCGCCTACCTCGGACGCGACTTCGGCGGCGGCGCGGCCGTCATCGCCTACATCGCGTCGTTCGCCGCCCTGATCGGCATGCAGTTCGCGGCCCGGCGCTCCCGGGAGCTCACGATCGGCCTGCTGGCGCTGTTCGGCCTGTTCATCGGTCTGGCCGTGGCCCCCACCCTGGCCTTCTACGCCAATGAGAACCCGCAGGCGCTGTGGCAGTCCGGCGGCGCGACAGCCCTGTTCATCGCCGGTTTCGGCGCCGCCGGCTACGCCACCCGCCGCGACCTGTCGGCGTTGGCCCGGTACGCCTTCTGGGCCCTGGTCGCGCTCATCGCCTTCAGCATCGTGCTCATCTTCGTCAGCATCCCGAACGGCGCCCTGATCTACGCCGTCCTCGGCCTGGTCATCTTCGCCGTCCTCACGATGGTTGACTTCCAGCGCCTGCGCCGCAACACCGGCGTCGCCTCGGCCCCGGTGCTGGCCGCCTCGATCTTCCTCGACATCCTCAACGTCTTCCTGTTCTTCCTGCAGATCCTCGGTGGCCGCTCCAACGACCGCTGA
- a CDS encoding ABC transporter permease, which produces MSTTTETAETVTTYAPSSETLGAVLARADRPKRPSALAASLTFGWRAVLKIKHVPEQLFDVTAFPIIMTLMFTYLFGGALAGSTREYLQFFLPGIMVTSVVMITMYTGVGLNTDIEKGVFDRFRTLPVWRPAALVGMIFGDVLRYILAATTIMIVGLILGFRPEGGVMGVVAGIGLLVVFSFAFSWIWTMFGLFLRSEKSVMGVSMLVLFPLTFLSNVFVDPSTMPGWLQAFVNVNPISHLVSAIRSIMAGAPDMPEIMWTFIASAALVTVFGTLTMRLYNRK; this is translated from the coding sequence ATGAGCACGACGACGGAGACCGCTGAGACCGTCACGACCTATGCGCCGTCGAGCGAGACGCTGGGCGCCGTGCTGGCGCGGGCCGACCGCCCGAAACGGCCGAGCGCGCTGGCGGCGTCGCTGACCTTCGGCTGGCGGGCCGTGCTGAAGATCAAACATGTGCCCGAGCAGCTGTTCGACGTGACCGCGTTCCCCATCATCATGACGCTGATGTTCACGTACCTGTTCGGTGGCGCACTGGCCGGCTCGACCCGTGAATACCTGCAGTTCTTCCTGCCCGGCATCATGGTGACCAGCGTCGTCATGATCACGATGTACACCGGCGTGGGCCTGAACACCGACATCGAGAAGGGCGTCTTCGACCGCTTCCGCACGCTGCCGGTGTGGCGCCCCGCCGCCCTGGTCGGCATGATCTTCGGCGACGTGCTGCGCTACATCCTGGCCGCGACCACCATCATGATCGTCGGCCTGATCCTGGGTTTCCGCCCCGAGGGCGGCGTGATGGGCGTGGTGGCCGGCATCGGCCTGCTGGTCGTCTTCTCGTTCGCGTTCTCGTGGATCTGGACGATGTTCGGCCTGTTCCTGCGTTCCGAGAAATCGGTGATGGGCGTGAGCATGTTGGTGCTGTTCCCGCTCACGTTCCTCAGCAACGTCTTCGTCGACCCGTCCACCATGCCCGGCTGGCTGCAGGCTTTCGTCAACGTCAACCCGATCTCCCACCTGGTCTCCGCCATCCGCTCCATCATGGCCGGCGCCCCCGACATGCCCGAGATCATGTGGACGTTCATAGCGAGCGCCGCCCTGGTCACCGTCTTCGGCACCCTGACCATGCGCCTCTACAACCGCAAATGA
- a CDS encoding class I SAM-dependent DNA methyltransferase, with protein sequence MFSSRGPSLRELTVQALSSVERGYDLLAPKFDHTPFRTPDGIIDATAETLAGLGPFGTGLDVCCGTGAGLTVLREVCRGPITGVDFSAGMLAQARRHHPQATFVRADVRALPFDRSFDLAVSFGALGHFLPSERPALFEGVHRALRPGGLFAFAIGEPPPVTSIAHWMLLGFDGVMRVRNAVWRPPFVMYYRTTPIRALEKDLTAAGFTVGTQPLAALGRRRDGTPNCWLVLARRSR encoded by the coding sequence GTGTTCTCGTCCCGTGGCCCGTCCCTGCGCGAACTGACCGTTCAAGCGCTGTCCTCGGTCGAACGCGGCTACGACCTGCTCGCGCCGAAATTCGATCACACGCCTTTCCGCACACCGGACGGCATCATCGACGCGACCGCCGAAACGCTGGCCGGCCTGGGGCCGTTCGGCACGGGGCTGGACGTCTGCTGCGGCACCGGCGCGGGCCTGACCGTTCTCCGCGAGGTCTGCCGGGGGCCGATCACGGGCGTCGACTTCAGCGCGGGCATGCTCGCACAGGCCCGCCGTCACCATCCGCAAGCCACCTTCGTACGAGCGGACGTGCGTGCCCTGCCCTTCGACCGGAGCTTCGACCTGGCCGTCAGCTTCGGGGCGCTCGGACATTTCCTGCCGAGCGAACGGCCGGCGTTGTTCGAGGGCGTGCATCGGGCGCTGCGACCTGGCGGGCTGTTCGCCTTCGCGATCGGCGAGCCACCACCCGTGACGTCGATAGCGCACTGGATGCTGCTCGGCTTCGACGGGGTCATGCGGGTCCGCAACGCCGTATGGCGCCCGCCCTTCGTCATGTACTACCGCACGACTCCGATCCGCGCGCTCGAGAAGGACCTGACCGCTGCCGGCTTCACCGTCGGCACGCAGCCCCTCGCCGCGCTGGGCCGGCGCCGCGACGGCACCCCGAACTGCTGGCTGGTGCTGGCCCGCCGCAGCCGGTAG
- a CDS encoding ATP-binding cassette domain-containing protein, producing the protein MNAPAIETAGLIKTFGDNRAVDGVDLTVPPGTVYGLLGPNGAGKTTVVRMLATLLRPDGGVARVFGHDVVREADAVRGRVSLTGQYASVDEDLTGAENLVLLARLLGHSKAQARERAEQLLAAFGLTEAADRQVKKYSGGMRRRIDISASILNTPDLLFLDEPTTGLDPRSRNQVWDIVRIVVANGTTVLLTTQYLDEADQLAGRIAVIDHGRVIAEGTPGQLKSSIGAGTIHVRLRDAAQRPAAEKVLAEVLGTTVQQEADPVALTARAEAGGSDRGAAELASRALGRLAEAGIVVDDFSLGQPSLDEVFLALTDRKVAA; encoded by the coding sequence ATGAACGCACCGGCCATCGAGACTGCCGGGCTGATCAAGACCTTTGGCGACAACCGGGCCGTCGACGGGGTGGATCTCACGGTTCCGCCCGGCACGGTCTACGGCCTGCTCGGGCCCAACGGGGCGGGCAAGACCACAGTGGTACGCATGCTGGCCACGTTGCTGAGACCCGACGGCGGCGTGGCCCGCGTGTTCGGGCATGACGTGGTGCGCGAGGCCGACGCCGTACGGGGCCGGGTCAGCCTCACGGGGCAGTACGCCTCGGTCGACGAGGATCTGACCGGCGCCGAAAACCTGGTGCTGCTGGCGCGGCTGCTCGGCCACTCCAAGGCCCAGGCGCGTGAGCGGGCCGAGCAGCTGCTGGCCGCGTTCGGGCTGACCGAGGCGGCCGACCGGCAGGTGAAGAAGTACTCGGGCGGCATGCGGCGGCGCATCGACATCAGCGCCAGCATTCTCAACACCCCCGACCTGCTGTTCCTCGACGAGCCGACGACGGGGCTCGACCCGCGCAGCCGCAACCAGGTGTGGGACATCGTGCGCATCGTCGTCGCCAACGGCACGACGGTGCTGCTGACGACCCAGTATCTCGACGAGGCCGACCAGCTGGCCGGCCGCATCGCGGTGATCGACCACGGCCGGGTGATCGCGGAAGGCACCCCGGGACAGCTCAAGTCGTCGATCGGCGCGGGCACGATCCACGTGCGTCTGCGTGACGCGGCCCAGCGTCCGGCCGCCGAAAAGGTGCTGGCCGAGGTGCTCGGCACAACAGTGCAGCAGGAGGCCGATCCGGTGGCGCTGACCGCCCGGGCCGAGGCCGGCGGGTCCGACCGGGGCGCGGCCGAACTGGCGTCGCGGGCGCTGGGGCGGCTGGCCGAGGCGGGCATCGTGGTCGACGACTTCTCGCTGGGCCAGCCCAGCCTCGACGAGGTGTTTCTGGCCCTGACCGATCGGAAGGTGGCGGCATGA
- a CDS encoding GNAT family N-acetyltransferase: MPILSTFAHAELPSAFSWQAVAYMRQIWPSLFTGGLTWLREPYPADLTTFHVVIHQDEVLVSYAAVIRVTVSHDGTDYAIDGVGNVLTATPYRGRGYGRRVVERVNEWLDGSDADAAALFCAPDLESFYARAGWLPCPGGTRVVTGSESWPYNGLRMMRLLSPRGRAAAKSLLTTTMSVSWAW; this comes from the coding sequence GTGCCGATTCTGTCCACCTTCGCGCACGCCGAATTGCCGAGCGCTTTCTCCTGGCAAGCGGTCGCGTACATGCGCCAGATCTGGCCGTCACTGTTCACCGGCGGGCTGACCTGGCTACGCGAGCCGTACCCGGCGGATCTCACCACGTTCCACGTCGTGATCCACCAGGACGAGGTGCTCGTGTCCTACGCCGCTGTGATCAGGGTGACCGTTTCGCACGACGGCACGGACTACGCGATCGACGGCGTGGGCAATGTGCTGACCGCGACGCCGTACCGCGGGCGGGGATACGGCCGGCGGGTGGTGGAGCGGGTCAACGAGTGGCTGGACGGCAGTGACGCGGACGCTGCCGCGTTGTTCTGCGCGCCCGATCTGGAATCGTTCTACGCGCGAGCAGGCTGGCTGCCGTGCCCCGGCGGCACCCGGGTCGTCACCGGCTCGGAGAGCTGGCCGTACAACGGGCTCCGGATGATGCGTCTGCTGTCGCCCCGTGGCCGGGCGGCGGCGAAGAGCCTGCTCACGACCACGATGTCCGTCAGCTGGGCCTGGTAG